In one Umezawaea sp. Da 62-37 genomic region, the following are encoded:
- a CDS encoding ATP-dependent DNA ligase — protein sequence MLFTEVVETSGAVAATRSRLAKVAALAELLKRLDTPAVVSFLVGVPSQGRIGAGWRTVDDVDIPPAAGESLTVVEVDEALGAYGEFSGKGSAGRRADLLAALFGRATLAEQEFLRRLLTGELRQGALEGVMLDAIASAADVPAASVRRAFMLSGGLAETAAAALRGGEEELAAFRLEVGRPVRPMLASPAESLPEALAELGSVVVEHKLDGARIQVHRRDDEVHVFTRTLREITATVPELVDLVRAMPCASVVLDGETLALNDDGKPRPFQETMSRFGAQDVRELLLSPFFFDCLHLDGRDLLDSPLRDRLAALRSVAGPHVIPGVAEATEEQAATVVDQALAAGHEGVMVKALDSLYAAGRRGRGWQKVKPVHTLDLVVLGVEWGSGRRSGKLSNLHLGARDPDGGPPIMVGKTFKGMTDELLEWQTRELGALATEEHPWGIFVRPEMVIEIELDGAQVSSRYPGGVALRFARVLRYRPDKDAADADTIDAVRALLPTQTTKAEHEPTE from the coding sequence GTGCTGTTCACCGAGGTGGTCGAGACGTCCGGAGCCGTGGCCGCGACGCGGTCGAGGCTGGCCAAGGTCGCCGCGCTGGCGGAGCTGCTGAAGAGGCTGGACACGCCCGCGGTGGTGTCCTTCCTCGTCGGCGTGCCCAGTCAGGGGCGCATCGGCGCGGGCTGGCGGACCGTGGACGACGTGGACATCCCGCCCGCCGCGGGCGAGTCGCTGACCGTCGTCGAGGTGGACGAGGCGCTGGGCGCGTACGGGGAGTTCAGCGGGAAGGGTTCCGCGGGGCGGAGGGCGGACCTGCTCGCCGCCCTGTTCGGCCGCGCGACCCTCGCCGAGCAGGAGTTCCTGCGGCGGTTGCTGACCGGTGAGCTGCGGCAGGGCGCGCTGGAGGGCGTGATGCTCGACGCCATCGCCTCGGCCGCCGACGTGCCCGCGGCCTCGGTGCGCCGCGCGTTCATGCTGTCCGGCGGCCTCGCGGAGACGGCCGCCGCTGCCCTGCGCGGCGGCGAGGAGGAGCTGGCCGCGTTCCGCCTGGAGGTCGGCCGCCCCGTGCGCCCGATGCTCGCCTCCCCCGCGGAGTCGCTGCCGGAGGCGCTGGCGGAGCTGGGGAGCGTCGTCGTCGAGCACAAGCTGGACGGCGCCCGCATCCAGGTGCACCGCCGGGACGACGAGGTCCACGTCTTCACCCGCACGCTGCGCGAGATCACCGCGACCGTGCCGGAACTCGTCGACCTCGTCCGCGCCATGCCGTGCGCCAGCGTCGTCCTCGACGGCGAGACCCTGGCGCTCAACGACGACGGCAAACCCCGGCCGTTCCAGGAGACGATGAGCCGGTTCGGCGCCCAGGACGTGCGCGAACTGCTGCTGTCCCCGTTCTTCTTCGACTGCCTGCACCTGGACGGCCGGGACCTGCTGGACTCGCCCCTGCGGGACCGACTGGCCGCCCTGCGCTCCGTCGCCGGGCCGCACGTGATCCCCGGCGTCGCGGAGGCGACCGAGGAGCAGGCCGCCACCGTCGTCGACCAGGCACTGGCCGCCGGGCACGAGGGCGTCATGGTGAAGGCGCTCGACTCGCTCTACGCGGCCGGTCGCCGCGGCCGCGGCTGGCAGAAGGTCAAGCCGGTCCACACGCTGGACCTGGTGGTGCTCGGCGTCGAGTGGGGCAGCGGACGGCGCTCGGGGAAGCTGTCGAACCTGCACCTGGGGGCGCGCGATCCGGACGGCGGGCCGCCGATCATGGTGGGGAAGACGTTCAAGGGGATGACGGACGAGCTGCTGGAGTGGCAGACGCGGGAGCTGGGCGCCCTGGCGACCGAGGAACACCCCTGGGGGATCTTCGTGCGACCGGAGATGGTGATCGAGATCGAGCTGGACGGGGCGCAGGTGAGTTCGCGGTATCCCGGCGGGGTGGCGCTGCGGTTCGCACGGGTGCTGCGGTACCGCCCGGACAAGGACGCCGCCGACGCCGACACCATCGACGCGGTGCGGGCGCTGCTGCCAACGCAAACCACGAAGGCAGAACACGAACCCACCGAGTGA
- a CDS encoding PhoH family protein yields the protein MVDTSVLLSDPMATTRFAEHEVVLPLVVISELEGKRNHPELGWFAREALRLLDDLRLRHGRLDSPIPIGDVGGTLHVELNHTDPEVLPAGFRTDSNDARILACALNLAAEGRSVTLVTKDMPLRVKAGACGLAADEYRAHDVTLSGYNGMSDVDVDQEVVDALFRDSTIDPAVHDLADVAELPCHSGLRLLAGSSSALARVTPDKQIRLVRGDREAFGLHGRSAEQRIALDLLLDPDIGIVSLGGRAGTGKSALALCAGLEAVMERQHHRKVVVFRPLYAVGGQELGYLPGSESEKMQPWAQAVFDTLGALVSQDVVEEIMDRGMLEVLPLTHIRGRSLHDSYVIVDEAQSLERNVLLTVLSRLGTNSRVVLTHDVAQRDNLRVGRHDGVAAVIEKLKGHPLFAHVTLTRSERSPIAALVTEMLEDYSS from the coding sequence GTGGTGGACACGTCCGTCCTCCTCTCCGACCCCATGGCGACCACGAGGTTCGCGGAGCACGAGGTCGTGCTGCCGCTCGTGGTGATCAGCGAGCTGGAGGGCAAGCGGAACCACCCCGAGCTGGGCTGGTTCGCCAGGGAGGCGCTGCGACTGCTCGACGACCTGCGTCTGCGGCATGGTCGCCTGGACTCCCCGATTCCGATCGGCGATGTCGGCGGGACCCTGCACGTCGAGCTCAACCACACCGATCCGGAGGTGTTGCCCGCCGGTTTCCGCACCGACTCCAACGACGCCCGCATCCTCGCGTGCGCGCTGAACCTGGCCGCCGAGGGCCGATCCGTCACCCTCGTCACCAAGGACATGCCGCTGCGCGTGAAGGCGGGTGCCTGCGGCCTCGCCGCGGATGAGTACCGAGCACACGACGTCACCCTGTCCGGGTACAACGGCATGTCGGACGTGGACGTCGACCAGGAAGTGGTGGACGCGCTCTTCCGGGACAGCACCATCGACCCGGCGGTGCACGACTTGGCGGACGTGGCCGAACTGCCCTGCCACAGCGGGCTGCGCCTGCTCGCGGGGTCGTCGAGCGCCCTGGCGCGGGTCACACCGGACAAGCAGATCAGGCTGGTCAGGGGCGACCGCGAGGCGTTCGGCCTGCACGGCCGGTCCGCCGAGCAGCGCATCGCGCTCGACCTGCTGCTCGACCCCGACATCGGCATCGTCTCGCTGGGCGGACGAGCCGGGACGGGGAAGTCGGCGCTCGCGCTGTGCGCGGGTCTCGAGGCGGTCATGGAACGCCAGCACCACCGCAAGGTCGTGGTCTTCCGCCCGCTCTACGCGGTCGGCGGCCAGGAGCTGGGCTACCTGCCCGGTTCCGAGAGCGAGAAGATGCAGCCCTGGGCGCAGGCGGTGTTCGACACCCTCGGCGCCCTGGTCAGCCAGGACGTGGTCGAGGAGATCATGGACCGCGGCATGCTCGAGGTCCTGCCGCTGACCCACATCCGCGGCCGGTCGCTGCACGACTCGTACGTGATCGTGGACGAGGCGCAGTCGTTGGAGCGCAACGTCCTGCTCACCGTCCTGTCGCGCCTGGGCACCAACTCGCGGGTGGTCCTCACCCACGACGTGGCGCAGCGCGACAACCTGCGCGTCGGCAGGCATGACGGCGTCGCCGCGGTCATCGAGAAGCTGAAGGGCCATCCGCTGTTCGCCCACGTCACGCTGACCCGGTCCGAGCGGTCGCCGATCGCCGCCCTGGTCACCGAGATGCTGGAGGACTACTCGAGCTAG
- a CDS encoding GuaB1 family IMP dehydrogenase-related protein, with amino-acid sequence MHFIEGHRPSYDLTYDDVFLVPGRSAVESRFGVDLSTSDGTGATIPVVVANMTAVAGRRMAETMARRGGLVVLPQDVAPDVVAEIVSWVKARHVVWDTPLVLGPGDSVADAVNLLPKRAHGAVVVVDGDGRPVGVVDEAACSGVDRFTRLSDVADPDVVTMPLDTAPREVFDQLQRRTQKVALGVDGDGRLVGVLTALGALRAEVYVPAVDGDGRLRVAAAVGVNGDVADKAAELLKAGVDTLVVDTAHGHQEKMLTALRAIRGLAPSVPVVAGNVVTAEGVRDLVEAGADIVKVGVGPGAMCTTRMMTGVGRPQFSAVAECAAEARRLGKHVWADGGVRHPRDVALALAAGASSVMVGSWFAGTYESPGDLRSDESGRLYKESFGMASKRAVSARTRTDSAFDRARKGLFEEGISSSRMWLDPVRPSVEDLLDAITAGVRSSCTYAGAEDLEAFHERAVLGVQSAAGFAEGRPLPGGW; translated from the coding sequence GTGCATTTCATCGAAGGGCATCGCCCCAGTTACGACCTGACCTACGACGACGTGTTCCTGGTCCCCGGCCGGTCGGCCGTGGAGTCCCGGTTCGGTGTCGACCTCTCCACTTCCGACGGCACGGGCGCGACCATTCCCGTGGTGGTCGCGAACATGACGGCTGTCGCGGGGCGCCGGATGGCCGAGACGATGGCCCGCCGGGGTGGGCTGGTGGTGTTGCCGCAGGACGTGGCGCCGGACGTGGTGGCGGAGATCGTGTCCTGGGTGAAGGCGCGGCACGTGGTGTGGGACACGCCGCTGGTGCTGGGGCCCGGCGACTCCGTGGCCGACGCGGTGAACCTGCTGCCGAAGCGGGCGCACGGGGCCGTGGTGGTGGTCGACGGGGACGGGCGGCCGGTCGGGGTGGTGGACGAGGCGGCGTGTTCCGGGGTGGACCGGTTCACCCGGTTGTCGGACGTGGCCGATCCGGACGTGGTGACGATGCCCCTCGACACGGCGCCGCGCGAGGTGTTCGACCAGTTGCAGCGGCGGACGCAGAAGGTGGCGCTCGGGGTCGACGGCGACGGGCGGCTGGTCGGGGTGCTGACGGCGCTGGGTGCGCTGCGGGCGGAGGTGTACGTGCCCGCGGTGGACGGCGACGGGCGGTTGCGGGTGGCCGCCGCGGTCGGGGTGAACGGGGACGTGGCCGACAAGGCCGCCGAGCTGCTCAAGGCCGGGGTGGACACGCTGGTGGTCGACACCGCGCACGGGCACCAGGAGAAGATGCTGACGGCGCTGCGGGCGATCCGGGGGTTGGCGCCCTCGGTGCCGGTGGTGGCGGGCAACGTCGTGACCGCCGAGGGCGTGCGGGACCTCGTCGAGGCGGGCGCGGACATCGTCAAGGTCGGTGTCGGGCCCGGCGCGATGTGCACGACGCGGATGATGACCGGTGTGGGGCGGCCGCAGTTCTCGGCCGTCGCCGAGTGCGCGGCGGAGGCGCGGCGGCTCGGGAAGCACGTGTGGGCGGACGGCGGGGTGCGGCACCCGAGGGACGTGGCGCTGGCGCTGGCGGCGGGCGCGTCGAGCGTGATGGTCGGGTCCTGGTTCGCGGGGACCTACGAGTCGCCCGGTGACCTGCGCAGCGACGAGTCGGGGCGGCTGTACAAGGAGTCGTTCGGGATGGCGTCCAAGCGCGCGGTGAGTGCGCGGACGCGGACCGACAGCGCGTTCGACCGGGCGCGCAAGGGGCTGTTCGAGGAGGGGATCTCGAGCTCGCGGATGTGGCTGGACCCCGTCCGCCCCAGTGTCGAGGACCTGCTGGACGCCATCACGGCCGGTGTCCGGTCGTCCTGCACGTACGCGGGCGCCGAGGACCTGGAGGCGTTCCACGAGCGCGCGGTGCTGGGCGTCCAGTCCGCCGCGGGCTTCGCCGAGGGACGGCCGCTGCCCGGCGGCTGGTGA
- a CDS encoding hemolysin III family protein, which translates to MRGWLHVWSFFTSLATGAVLISLAAATVSGKAALATSVYGATVLGLFGISALYHRVNWVSISARTWMKRLDHSMIFVFIAGTYTPFALLAMPPGTGNVVLAVVWAGAVAGVILKLAWPHAPKWVGVPMYIALGWVAVFVLPDILHQAGVAALVLVIVGGLLYTVGAIFYAVRWPNPWPGVFGFHEVFHATTVVAAACHYIAIFLAVYSG; encoded by the coding sequence ATGCGCGGGTGGCTGCACGTGTGGTCGTTCTTCACATCCCTGGCGACCGGGGCGGTGCTCATCTCACTGGCCGCCGCGACCGTGTCGGGGAAGGCGGCGCTGGCCACTTCCGTGTACGGCGCGACGGTGCTGGGGCTGTTCGGGATCAGCGCGCTGTACCACCGGGTGAACTGGGTGAGCATCAGCGCCCGCACGTGGATGAAGCGGCTGGACCATTCGATGATCTTCGTGTTCATCGCCGGGACTTACACGCCGTTCGCGTTGTTGGCGATGCCACCCGGGACCGGGAACGTGGTGCTGGCGGTGGTGTGGGCCGGGGCTGTCGCCGGGGTGATCCTCAAGCTTGCCTGGCCGCACGCGCCGAAGTGGGTCGGTGTGCCGATGTACATCGCGCTGGGGTGGGTGGCGGTGTTCGTGCTGCCGGACATCCTGCACCAGGCTGGGGTGGCGGCGTTGGTGCTGGTGATCGTGGGCGGGTTGCTTTACACGGTGGGGGCGATCTTCTACGCGGTGCGGTGGCCGAATCCCTGGCCTGGGGTTTTCGGGTTTCACGAGGTGTTCCACGCGACGACCGTGGTGGCGGCTGCTTGTCATTACATCGCGATTTTTTTGGCGGTTTATTCGGGGTGA
- a CDS encoding thioredoxin domain-containing protein: MTNRLASSTSPYLLQHADNPVHWWPWSAEAFEEARRRDVPVLLSIGYAACHWCHVMAHESFEDDATAAYMNEHFVNVKVDREERPDVDAVYMEVTQAMTGHGGWPMTCFLTPAAEPFYAGTYYPPQPRPGMPSFGQVLESIAAAWANQGDELRESAAGVVAELSQRGGPLQPSTVDEDALSGAVVSLLGEYDRKRGGFGNAPKFPPSMVVEFLLRHSERTGSVQALSMARATCDTMVAGGLYDQLAGGFARYSVDASWVVPHFEKMLYDNGLLLRAYTHLSRRDDNPRYREVVRDTAEFLLRDLGTPQGAFAASLDADTDGEEGLTYVWTPAQLVEVLGREDGEWAAELFAVTADGSFENGTSTLRLLSPVTDRDRWDRVRAALLKARDLRPQPGRDDKVVTAWNGLAISALAEAGALFGEPRWVDAAVRAAVLLLDVHLVDGRLLRTSRDGVAGTAAGVLEDYGCLADGLLVLHQVTGDVRWLDTACGLLDTALARFPVLGAEGAFFDTADDAETLVRRPSDPTDNASPSGASSLASALLTASALGPDRAALYRTVAEHAVARVGLLAARAPRFAGHWLSVAEALHSGPVQVALVGTSPELTAAARTAIHGGGVVVAGTPDSAPLLAERPLVNGAPAAYVCRGYVCDRPVTSVDDLVAALRPQRT, encoded by the coding sequence ATGACGAACCGGCTCGCGTCCTCGACCAGCCCGTACCTCCTCCAGCACGCCGACAACCCGGTGCACTGGTGGCCGTGGTCGGCGGAGGCGTTCGAGGAGGCGCGGCGGCGGGACGTGCCGGTGCTGCTGTCGATCGGCTACGCGGCGTGCCACTGGTGCCACGTGATGGCGCACGAGTCGTTCGAGGACGACGCGACGGCCGCGTACATGAACGAGCACTTCGTGAACGTCAAGGTGGACCGCGAGGAGCGGCCGGACGTGGACGCGGTCTACATGGAGGTCACGCAGGCCATGACGGGGCACGGCGGGTGGCCGATGACGTGCTTCCTGACGCCCGCGGCGGAGCCGTTCTACGCGGGCACCTACTACCCGCCGCAGCCGCGGCCCGGTATGCCGTCGTTCGGGCAGGTGCTGGAGTCGATCGCGGCGGCGTGGGCGAACCAGGGCGACGAGCTGCGGGAGTCGGCGGCGGGTGTGGTCGCCGAGCTGTCCCAGCGCGGCGGGCCGCTGCAACCGTCCACAGTGGACGAGGACGCGCTGTCCGGCGCGGTGGTGTCGCTGCTGGGCGAGTACGACCGCAAGCGCGGCGGGTTCGGGAACGCGCCGAAGTTCCCGCCGTCCATGGTGGTCGAGTTCCTGCTGCGGCACAGCGAGCGCACGGGGTCGGTGCAGGCGTTGTCGATGGCCCGCGCGACGTGCGACACGATGGTCGCGGGCGGCCTCTACGACCAGCTCGCGGGAGGGTTCGCGCGGTACTCGGTGGACGCGTCCTGGGTGGTGCCGCACTTCGAGAAGATGCTGTACGACAACGGTCTGCTGCTCCGCGCGTACACCCACCTGAGCCGCCGCGACGACAACCCGCGCTACCGCGAGGTGGTGCGCGACACCGCCGAGTTCCTGCTGCGCGACCTCGGCACCCCGCAGGGCGCGTTCGCCGCGTCGCTGGACGCCGACACCGACGGCGAGGAGGGCCTCACCTACGTGTGGACGCCCGCGCAGCTGGTCGAGGTGCTCGGTCGCGAGGACGGCGAGTGGGCGGCGGAGCTGTTCGCGGTCACCGCCGACGGCAGCTTCGAGAACGGCACCTCCACGCTGCGGCTGCTCTCGCCGGTGACCGACCGCGACCGCTGGGACCGCGTGCGCGCGGCGCTGCTCAAGGCCCGCGACCTGCGACCGCAGCCCGGCCGCGACGACAAGGTCGTCACGGCGTGGAACGGCCTGGCCATCTCGGCGCTGGCCGAGGCGGGCGCCCTGTTCGGCGAACCCCGCTGGGTCGACGCGGCCGTGCGCGCCGCCGTCCTGCTGCTGGACGTGCACCTGGTCGACGGCAGGCTGCTGCGCACCTCGCGCGACGGCGTGGCGGGCACCGCCGCGGGCGTGCTGGAGGACTACGGCTGCCTCGCCGACGGCCTGCTGGTACTGCACCAGGTCACCGGCGACGTGCGCTGGCTCGACACCGCCTGCGGCCTCCTCGACACCGCACTGGCCCGCTTCCCCGTCCTCGGTGCCGAAGGCGCCTTCTTCGACACCGCCGACGACGCCGAAACCCTGGTCCGCCGCCCCTCCGACCCCACCGACAACGCCAGCCCGTCCGGCGCCTCCTCGCTGGCGTCCGCACTCCTCACCGCCTCCGCCCTCGGCCCGGACCGCGCCGCCCTCTACCGCACGGTCGCCGAACACGCCGTCGCACGGGTCGGCCTCCTCGCCGCCAGGGCACCCCGCTTCGCGGGCCACTGGCTCTCCGTCGCCGAAGCCCTCCACAGCGGCCCCGTCCAGGTCGCCCTCGTCGGCACCTCCCCGGAACTGACGGCCGCGGCCCGCACCGCCATCCACGGCGGCGGCGTCGTGGTCGCAGGCACCCCCGACTCCGCCCCGCTCCTCGCCGAACGCCCCCTGGTCAACGGTGCCCCCGCCGCCTACGTGTGCCGCGGCTACGTCTGCGACCGCCCGGTCACCTCGGTGGACGACCTGGTCGCAGCCCTCCGCCCACAGCGAACGTAA
- a CDS encoding isoprenyl transferase, producing MGLRKRVRDVFFRVYEYRLNRWLDGKQRPRHVGVVLDGNRRWAKEAGFADVADGHREGARKILDLLRWCRDADVEVVTLWLLSTDNLDRPAEELAPLLDIIADIVDELAGPENPWRVRHVGALDMLPTETAARLSAAALRTTGRTGLEVNVAVGYGGRQEIADAVRKLLQQHAESGGTIEELAEVLDVDHIAEHLYTSGQPDPDLLIRTSGEQRLSGFMLWQSAHSEFWFCEAYWPAFRRTDFLRALRDYAIRHRRFGS from the coding sequence GTGGGGCTTCGCAAGCGCGTCAGGGACGTCTTTTTCCGGGTTTACGAGTACCGGTTGAACCGGTGGCTCGACGGCAAGCAGCGTCCACGCCACGTGGGCGTCGTGCTGGACGGCAATCGGCGGTGGGCGAAGGAAGCGGGCTTCGCCGACGTCGCGGACGGCCACCGCGAGGGCGCCCGCAAGATCCTGGACCTGCTGCGGTGGTGCCGGGACGCCGACGTCGAGGTCGTGACGCTCTGGCTGTTGTCGACGGACAACCTGGACCGCCCCGCCGAGGAACTCGCGCCGCTGCTGGACATCATCGCGGACATCGTGGACGAACTGGCCGGTCCGGAGAACCCGTGGCGGGTCAGGCACGTGGGCGCGCTGGACATGCTGCCCACGGAGACCGCGGCCCGGCTGTCCGCCGCGGCGCTGCGCACGACCGGCCGAACCGGACTCGAGGTCAACGTCGCCGTCGGTTACGGCGGCAGGCAGGAGATCGCGGACGCGGTCCGCAAGCTGCTCCAGCAGCACGCGGAGAGCGGCGGCACGATCGAGGAGCTGGCGGAGGTCCTCGACGTGGACCACATCGCCGAGCACCTCTACACCTCCGGCCAGCCCGATCCGGACCTGCTGATCAGGACGTCGGGGGAGCAGCGGCTGTCCGGGTTCATGCTGTGGCAGTCGGCGCACTCGGAGTTCTGGTTCTGCGAGGCGTACTGGCCCGCGTTCCGCCGCACGGACTTCCTGCGCGCCCTGCGCGACTACGCGATCCGGCACCGCCGCTTCGGCTCCTGA
- a CDS encoding 3' terminal RNA ribose 2'-O-methyltransferase Hen1: MLLTITTTRRPASDLGFLLHKHPGKAQSFAVASGVAHVFYPRADEDGCTVALLLEVDPIALVRGRAGSLTQYVNDRPYAAGSLLAVAMGAVFRTAMNGRCDARPELAARAIPLRIEVPALGTPDVGAAAALFGPLGWAVDVTPVPLDPEVPAWGDSRYVDLVLTAELRLADALKQLYVLLPVLDGSKHYWIDQQEVDKLLRAGEGWLAGHPERELITRRYLGRGGRFAPSALERLAEADDVPEEELDNALDEPVDVPLPLAVQRRETVLAVLRSAGARRVVDLGCGEGALLRELVEDPSFTEVLGVDVSSKALSTAERRLHLDRLSDRARERISVRQSSLTYADAGLAGYDAAVLMEVVEHVEEDRLPVVEHNVFGVARPGTVVVTTPNVEYNALFESLRPNTFRHTDHRFEWTRARFRAWADGVGERYGYTAAHLPVGPEDPALGSPTQLAVFTRKQEARWS, translated from the coding sequence GTGCTGCTCACGATCACGACGACCCGCCGGCCCGCGTCCGACCTCGGCTTCCTGCTGCACAAGCATCCGGGGAAGGCGCAATCGTTCGCGGTCGCCTCCGGTGTGGCGCACGTGTTCTACCCGCGCGCCGACGAGGACGGGTGCACGGTGGCGCTGCTGCTGGAGGTCGATCCGATCGCGCTGGTGCGCGGGCGGGCGGGCAGCCTGACGCAGTACGTGAACGACCGGCCGTACGCGGCGGGGTCGTTGCTGGCGGTGGCGATGGGGGCGGTGTTCCGGACGGCGATGAACGGGCGGTGCGACGCGCGGCCCGAGTTGGCCGCGCGGGCGATCCCGTTGCGGATCGAGGTGCCCGCGCTGGGAACTCCCGACGTCGGGGCGGCCGCCGCGCTGTTCGGGCCGCTGGGGTGGGCCGTCGACGTGACGCCGGTGCCGCTCGACCCGGAGGTCCCGGCGTGGGGCGACTCGCGGTACGTCGACCTGGTGCTGACGGCCGAGCTGCGGCTGGCGGACGCGCTGAAGCAGCTCTACGTGCTGCTGCCGGTGCTCGACGGCTCGAAGCACTACTGGATCGACCAGCAGGAGGTCGACAAGCTGCTGCGGGCGGGCGAGGGCTGGCTGGCCGGGCACCCGGAGCGGGAGCTGATCACCCGGAGGTACCTGGGGCGCGGCGGCCGGTTCGCGCCGTCGGCGCTGGAACGGCTGGCCGAGGCCGACGACGTGCCCGAGGAGGAGCTGGACAACGCGCTCGACGAGCCCGTGGACGTGCCGCTGCCGCTGGCCGTGCAGCGCCGGGAGACCGTGCTGGCGGTGCTGCGGTCGGCCGGGGCGCGGCGGGTCGTGGACCTGGGGTGCGGTGAAGGCGCGCTGCTGCGCGAGCTGGTGGAGGACCCGTCGTTCACCGAGGTCCTGGGCGTGGACGTGTCGTCGAAGGCGCTGAGCACGGCCGAGCGGCGGCTGCACCTGGACCGGCTGTCGGACCGGGCGCGGGAGCGGATCTCGGTGCGGCAGTCCTCGCTCACCTACGCCGACGCCGGGCTGGCCGGGTACGACGCGGCGGTGCTGATGGAGGTCGTCGAGCACGTCGAGGAGGACCGGCTGCCCGTGGTGGAGCACAACGTCTTCGGCGTGGCGCGGCCGGGCACGGTGGTCGTGACGACGCCGAACGTCGAGTACAACGCGCTGTTCGAGTCGTTGCGCCCCAACACCTTCCGGCACACCGACCACCGGTTCGAGTGGACGAGGGCGCGGTTCCGGGCGTGGGCCGACGGCGTCGGGGAGCGCTACGGCTACACCGCGGCCCACCTCCCCGTCGGACCCGAGGACCCCGCGCTCGGCTCCCCCACCCAGCTGGCCGTGTTCACGAGGAAGCAGGAAGCCCGATGGAGCTGA
- a CDS encoding DUF885 domain-containing protein, whose amino-acid sequence MDVNQLVREYQVLGLRLGRLVPGLVDSFTGDHDVRRQVDNEPVPHPTALAALAGLLRRELVGCELSEQRRRFLEAHLVALECTARKLAGVRVGYVDEVRAYFQVSIRPGNVEAYRHAHARLDDLLPGPGSLAYRLAEFRALDEVPAKKLERCVLALSSALRDLARERFGLPEGETVEYRIVRDKPWSGFNYYLGDFRSLVAVNADLGHRMSNLPHLVAHESYPGHHTEHCRKDAGLVAGRGFAEQSIFLINTPQCLMAEGLADLGLHALVGRGWGRWTEDILRDLGLRMEGDLAERVELATSGLAGVRQDAALMLHDRGADEADVVAYLCRWLLVPERRARQMVRFLADPLWRAYTTTYVEGVRLVRAWLDSRPPGVSLADRYLTVLDEPLVPATLREEVRTGVSWLPRDSA is encoded by the coding sequence ATGGACGTCAACCAGCTGGTGCGCGAGTACCAGGTGCTCGGGCTGAGACTCGGCCGCCTGGTGCCCGGCCTCGTGGACTCCTTCACCGGTGACCACGACGTCCGCCGCCAGGTGGACAACGAGCCGGTGCCGCACCCCACGGCGCTGGCCGCGCTGGCCGGGCTGCTGCGCCGCGAACTGGTCGGCTGCGAGCTGTCCGAGCAGCGCCGCCGCTTCCTCGAAGCGCACCTGGTCGCGCTGGAGTGCACGGCCCGCAAGCTCGCGGGCGTGCGCGTCGGCTACGTCGACGAGGTGCGCGCGTACTTCCAGGTGTCGATCCGGCCCGGCAACGTCGAGGCCTACCGGCACGCGCACGCGCGGCTGGACGACCTGCTGCCGGGGCCGGGGTCGCTGGCCTACCGGCTGGCCGAGTTCCGCGCGCTGGACGAGGTCCCCGCCAAGAAGCTGGAGCGCTGCGTGCTCGCCCTGTCGAGCGCCCTGCGGGATCTGGCGCGCGAGCGGTTCGGGCTGCCCGAGGGCGAGACCGTCGAGTACCGGATAGTGCGGGACAAGCCGTGGAGCGGCTTCAACTACTACCTGGGCGACTTCCGCTCGCTCGTGGCGGTCAACGCCGACCTCGGGCACCGGATGTCGAACCTGCCGCACCTGGTCGCGCACGAGTCCTACCCCGGCCACCACACCGAGCACTGCCGCAAGGACGCCGGGCTGGTCGCGGGCCGCGGGTTCGCCGAGCAGTCCATCTTCCTGATCAACACCCCGCAGTGCCTGATGGCCGAGGGCCTGGCCGACCTGGGCCTGCACGCGCTCGTCGGGCGCGGCTGGGGGAGGTGGACCGAGGACATCCTGCGCGACCTCGGCCTGCGGATGGAGGGCGACCTGGCCGAACGGGTCGAGCTGGCCACCTCGGGGCTCGCGGGCGTGCGCCAGGACGCCGCCCTGATGCTGCACGACCGCGGCGCGGACGAGGCCGACGTCGTCGCCTACCTGTGCCGCTGGCTGCTCGTCCCGGAGCGCCGGGCCCGGCAGATGGTCCGGTTCCTGGCCGACCCGCTGTGGCGCGCGTACACGACGACGTACGTCGAAGGGGTGCGCCTGGTGCGCGCCTGGCTGGACTCGAGACCACCGGGAGTGTCCCTTGCGGACAGATACCTGACTGTCCTCGATGAACCTCTCGTTCCGGCCACGTTGCGGGAAGAAGTCCGGACCGGGGTGTCCTGGTTGCCGCGCGACTCTGCGTGA